In the Juglans microcarpa x Juglans regia isolate MS1-56 chromosome 6D, Jm3101_v1.0, whole genome shotgun sequence genome, one interval contains:
- the LOC121235960 gene encoding uncharacterized protein LOC121235960, with translation MERSLWGHLPLLVMSNSKDSVEYILQALWRTRKTGLDAADRLVIREMLQLQHDSDLDPLLVCLRMLIRRCVYENVRKDDIQKLFPSEVLPELQRLLTLLLQKFQREWREDLLKDQVSLPRLKAMTWNMANQNTESADPMAVINLKLQNDAQSHSGELDVNFQLAKDTLEMMLSSMYCIKDQLSDMDETSNRRSSQETNVI, from the exons ATGGAGCGCAGTCTGTGGGGTCACTTGCCGCTGTTGGTGATGTCAAATTCGAAGGATTCGGTGGAATACATTCTCCAAGCCCTTTGGAGAACCCGAAAGACCGGCCTCGACGCTGCCGACCGCCTGGTCATCCGCGAAATGCTCCAGCTTCAGCACGACTCCGACCTCGATCCT CTTTTGGTATGCCTTCGCATGTTGATCCGTAGGTGTGTTTACGAGAATGTTAGGAAGGACGACATTCAGAAACTTTTTCCCAGTGAAGTATTGCCTGAACTTCAACGACTATTGACGCTTCTGCTGCAAAAGTTTCAGCGAGAATGGCGGGAAGATTTGCTCAAGGATCAG GTCTCTTTACCCCGGTTGAAGGCAATGACATGGAATATGGCAAATCAGAATACAGAATCAGCAGACCCTATGGCTGTTATAAATTTGAAG CTTCAAAACGATGCACAGTCTCACTCAGGAGAATTGGATGTGAACTTCCAATTAGCTAAAGATACTCTAGAGATGATGCTGAGTTCCATGTACTGTATAAAAGACCAGTTGTCTGACATG GATGAGACCTCAAATAGGCGTTCGTCCCAAGAAACCAATGTGATCTAA